In Deltaproteobacteria bacterium, the DNA window TGCTCAACTTCGCCCACGGTTACAACATCGGCTTCGGTCTGATCGTGCCGCCCGACTTCGTCGATGTCGTCATGATCGCGCCGCGTATGATCGGGGCCGGGGTGCGCGACTCGTACCGCTCCGGCGAGGGCTTCCCGAGCTTCGTCGGCGTGCACCAGGATGCGACTGGTCGGGCCAAGGAGCGCTTGCTCGCGCTCGCCCGCGCCCTCGGCTCGACGCGCGCGGGCTGTTTGGAGATGAGTTTGAAAGACGAGGCAACGCTCGATCTCTTCAGCGAGCAAGCCTTCGGACCGGCGTTCGGCCGGATAATGCTGACGGCGATCGACACGCTGGTCGAAGCGGGTTACCCGCCCGAAGCCGTGCTGATGGAGCTCTATCTTTCCGGCGAATTGGCGTACAGCTTTCTCAAGATGCGCGAGCTGGGCGCGCTGCGGCAGCACGAGCTGCACTCGCACACCAGCCAGTACGGGACGATGTCGCGCAGCCTGCGTTACTTCGACCTCGATCCGCTGCTGAAGCAGAAGATGCAGGAGTCACTCGAAGAGATCCGCTCGGGCGCGTTTGCCAAGGAGTGGTCCAGCGATCGCGAGGGGAAGTTGGAGTTCATCAAACGAGCCCGCGAGATCCAGAGGAGCCTGCCGATGACCAGATGGGAAGACGAAACCCGGCGTGTCTTCCGCATCGGCGATGCTGCCGAGGGCATGAAGCCACGCTAGGAAGGGGCAACGGCGAGGACGCCAGGCGTCGGGCAGACGTTGGTGAGTGCGTAATATGCAGTGACGTGGTCTCCGGCTTCGAGCCAACCTGGTACCTTGGGTGGTAATTCCTGACGGAAACTTGGAATCCTAACGGCTTGCGGCCGACGCGGCCCAGCGTCATTCCGGTCGTGGCCCAGTGGCCCGAGCTGCTAACCCTAGAACGGCTGCTGGTACTGGCGCAGTTCGATGCGCCCGCTCAGACCAGGCCGTGAAGCTTCGCGAAGGGATCCCAGGCCGCGTCGCGGTGCCACTCGTACTCGGTGGCAACAGCGAGCATCGTGCTCATGGGCTCGCCGCTGATTCGTGCGATCACCGCCAGTGCCATGTCGATGCCAGCCGACACTCCCGAGGCGGTCACGAACTTCCCGTCCTCCACCCAGCGGGCTTCCTTGACCCAGTCCACCCGCGGTCCTTGCGCCGCCACCCAGTTGAACAGCATCTTGTTGGTGGTCGCGCGCCGGCCGTCGAGCACGCCGGCGCGGGCAAATAGCGCGGTGCCGGTGCACACGGTCATAGCGATCTCGGCCGCCGCGACACGCTGCGCCAGCCAGTCAAGCATCGCCTGGTTGTCGATCTCCTCGCGGGTACCGATGCCGCCGGGCACGAGCAGCAAATCGAGGTGCGGGCAGTTGTCGAAGCCGTAGTCGGCAACCACCGCCGGACCCTGTGCACTGGCGACCGCTCCCTGTCGTTGTGCCACCATCGCGACACTGAGCACGCCCGTCAGGTTGCCGAACATCTCGACCGGCCCGAACACGTCGAGCAATTCGAACCCGGGGAAGAGCACTACCCCCAATTGTTTCAGCTGCGGCTCTGCCATGCTGGCCTCCTGTGCGGCGGTGGCGCGCTCATAGGGAGGCGCCGCCGGTCGTGCAATGACGGGCTCGCTCCACCTCAGATGCTGATCGGATACTTGCCCCAGCGATGGGCCGCGTCGACCATCCACTCGAGCCGGGTGGCATCGACGAACGGGTGGGCATGCGCCGCCGATAAGATGTAGCCGCCGCCGCGGGCGGCGGCGCGGATCGCCTGCTTGACGGCGCCTTCGACCTCCTCGCGCGTTCCTTTTACCAGCAGGTGCGAGACATCGAGGTTGCCGACGAGCGCGAGCTTGTGCCCGACCTGCTCGCGGACTTTGGCGAGATCCATGCCGGCGGTGGGCTCCATCGTCAGCAGGCCGTCAAAGCCCCACTCGACGAACTTGTCGAGGAACCGGTAGATGTTGCCGCACGAGTGCCAGAGCAGTTTCTTCTTGTGCCGGTGGACGAGATCGGCGATGCGCCGGTAGCTCTCGCCGTAAAACTTCTCAATCAGCTCGGGGCGCATCAACGGGCCGGTCTTCTGTCCGAGATCATCGCCGCCGCGCACCACCTCCGCCCCCGACTGCATCACGCCTTCGAGGTAGCGCAGGTAGAAATCGGTGTGAAACGCGATCATGCGCTTGACGAACTCCGGCTTCTGGTAGACCAGCGTGGTGAAGTTGACGAAGCCCATCGGTTGCCAGCTGTTCTCGAAAATCCCCGGCGCGGCGTAACCGATGGCGAGAATGCGATCAGCATACGCCTCGTCCAACTTCTTGTGACACGCGGTGGCGTCGGCGATGATGCGCTCGAACACCGGCCGCTTACGTTCGACCCAGGTCTCCCAATCGCGCTCGGTCGGGCACAGCGGGCGGGTGTAGTTGACGATCATGTTGCCCTTGCCGTCGGAGCCCATTTCCCAGACCCGCCCCCAGACGTCGTGAAAAGCCAGCCCCAGCGGTGACGGATCGGGGTTGAGTTCCATCTGGTAGTAGATCGTCCAGTTGGCGTCGAAGCCGAGTCTGACGGCGCTCTCTAACGCCCCGGCGATGTTGCGGTAGAGCATGCGGTTCCAATACCAGCCGGTATTCATCAGGCGCTTGAGCACGCTGCGCCAGACGGGCTTCTTCATCAGGCTGACGACGTCGGTGGGCTTCTTGCCCAGCACCTGGTTGATGGTCGCCGTGTCCAGGATCAGGCCCATGACCGGCACGCGGTCCGGCTCTTCGTGGTTCAGTGCCGTCAGGAAGCGCCGTTTGAAGTCCGTCACGCCGCGCTCCAGGTCTTGATGATGTCGGTACCGGTGACCGCGTCGGGGGCGAAGGCGTCGGCACCGATTTCGCCGGCAAAGCGTTTTGTCAGGGCGGCGCCGCCGATGATCACCTTGACGGTGTCGCGCAGGCCGTGCTGTTCGAGGGCGGCGATGACCGTTCCGACTTCACCGGCGGTGATGGTGAGCAGGCACGACAGCCCGAGGGCGAGCGGCCGGTGTGTTTTGACCGCGGCGATGAAGGCTTCGGTCCGCACGTCGGTGCCCAGGTCGACGACCTCGAAACCGCTGCTGCGGGCGTAGGTGAGGAAGATGTTCTTGCCGAGGTCGTGCAGATCACCGGCCACCGTGCCGACCACGACGGTGCCGCG includes these proteins:
- the ilvC gene encoding ketol-acid reductoisomerase; the encoded protein is MAVVYHDEDARLEAIQGQTIAILGYGNQGSAQAQNLRDSGLAVIVGNIDDSYRREAVAAGFEVVSIAEAAARAQVLFLLTPDEVMPEVYERAVAPHLQPGDLLNFAHGYNIGFGLIVPPDFVDVVMIAPRMIGAGVRDSYRSGEGFPSFVGVHQDATGRAKERLLALARALGSTRAGCLEMSLKDEATLDLFSEQAFGPAFGRIMLTAIDTLVEAGYPPEAVLMELYLSGELAYSFLKMRELGALRQHELHSHTSQYGTMSRSLRYFDLDPLLKQKMQESLEEIRSGAFAKEWSSDREGKLEFIKRAREIQRSLPMTRWEDETRRVFRIGDAAEGMKPR
- a CDS encoding DJ-1/PfpI family protein yields the protein MAEPQLKQLGVVLFPGFELLDVFGPVEMFGNLTGVLSVAMVAQRQGAVASAQGPAVVADYGFDNCPHLDLLLVPGGIGTREEIDNQAMLDWLAQRVAAAEIAMTVCTGTALFARAGVLDGRRATTNKMLFNWVAAQGPRVDWVKEARWVEDGKFVTASGVSAGIDMALAVIARISGEPMSTMLAVATEYEWHRDAAWDPFAKLHGLV
- a CDS encoding cobalamin B12-binding domain-containing protein; translation: MVAPAARLNAGSPALLARARAVVDKNAAMAGAIIEELKSAILGLDMEAAVAHVRTILGGDAGAAPEAVNAVTAALAVVGKRFQDGEWFVGELVYAGEIAKAAMALLTPRLAAGAAPRRGTVVVGTVAGDLHDLGKNIFLTYARSSGFEVVDLGTDVRTEAFIAAVKTHRPLALGLSCLLTITAGEVGTVIAALEQHGLRDTVKVIIGGAALTKRFAGEIGADAFAPDAVTGTDIIKTWSAA